CacttacgtggacgcgatttgttgccacgttagtaatcgcgctgacgtggacgcgatttgctgacacatcccctgacatcgcgctgacgtggatgcaattttggggaaaatggcccattccggtgaataataaaataccgggtccatttcggtaaattttaaaaaaataggacttttatgtgtaatttaccCCTAAAATTATTGCGGTGGattgaattcaatttatttattaaaacaattaattaatatttataataatttattgtaatagtaaaattgaaGTGTGAGTGAAAAAGCTTTGGTGATGGATACCGCAatattgcttttttttctttttcttttggataaGTCATGTAAAGTAATATTTTGACATGTCTTTACTTCTGATTTCACTTCACTTCTGCTGGTCCTGCTTCTCTAATATTATATAACCCCAAAAGTAGAGAGATCTTCAAGCCTAAAGCCTTCCTCTCTGGCTCTGGGATTCTTTTCCGTCATATAATCCCCTAAACCAAATGATCACTGAAACCCCAAAAAataccaccaccaccaccacaaaTTTCATCCCAAGATGTTTACCACAAGTCCTGATCATCTTCCCCATAATAAGAGTCTCGAAATTAAGCAAGATGACAAGTTCTTTTCCAGGCTTTTATCTAAGGAAAACTCTGTCGCCAATCCTTCTTTCAGGGTCTCTGTCGCCAATCCTTCTTTCAGGGTCTACTATGGCGGACTACCCGGTGCTGTCCCTTTCATGTGGGAGTCTCAGCCTGGGACACCCAAATACACATTCTCTGATACATCCATTCCTCCTCTCACTCCTCCTCCATCATACTACTCCAACTCCAACTCCAAACCCATCAAGAATAAGCACTCAAGATCTGGTCTTTTCCAGGCATTATTCCCAAAGATGATCAGTTTGAAGAAAACCAGCAGTCTAGTGCCTACAtcacctcctcctcctccttcttCTTCACCAATGTTTCTTGCAATAAGACCCAAAAAATACCAGAAGAGGAGTCGATTTTTTACCCCAGATGATGAAGCTGATACTGCAGCCATTGGGTCACCAACTTCCACTCTATGTTCCGATATTGGTAGGGGGAAGTATCGGTAAGCTTCGTGGATGATACGGCTGCTGAACATATATCCTCAGCTGTTTAACATGTATCTGAGTAAACATACAGATTTGGTGGATGAGAATCTCTCTCACGTTTGTGTTCATTTACTTTGTAATTGCAACCATCTAGGAATGTATTTTAGTTGGTCTATGGTTAGTTAAAGCTGTGAAAACACCCAAAACTGCAGAATTTATGGTACTAAATCATTTACTATTGCCGAAAAAAATTAGTTGTAATTTTCTCAGTTGTGTCTTACtgttaataaatatgttttcgTTAATAATAGATATATAGTAGttgtaaaaattttgcatttaaagAGTAACAAAGCCCAATGAACTTATTAATCATATGTTTTATATGAGAGAGGTACATTTACCTTCCTCCATAGTCACTATTATTATGTTACAAACATGGGGTTTAATGCACCCACCCCCACATATATGCTTAACTCTTACATTCCATGCAACATTCAACAATACATGCGCATCATTTTCCCAActtcagaaaaagaaaaaaaacaagtaaCTATTGAGAGGAATTTAACTCTCTGATTGATTCGGAGAGTTTATTGAGAGTGCTTAAAGTTCATtaaggaaatattttaaaatttggttttagtGAGCAAGGATCTTAGTAGATAACAACACTACAACTCGGTCAAGTTTAGAAATTGAAATATCTAGTTAATCCTAAACTAAATAAGGAGGGAAAATGTTATATAACAGACAGCCCCTGAAACTCAAAAGAATTCATAGACAAATTTCAGCCACAAATTTTAGGAACTGTTAGGGAAGTGTTTCCTTCGCATGGTGCTGATTAATAATTTTGTGCACCAGCTGAGGTTTTCTTTGGGAATATGATCATATAGTGTACCCTACATTGATATAAACTACTTAATGCTCATGTTGTATGAATTTAATGaacaaaagaatcaaagtgtTTGAAAGGACACTAAGATTTTGTTGCATAATTTACTTGGTGGTTGATGGTCTcataatttaatacatttatgTAGCATAAATAAAGGTTcctatattcatatttaatttggGGTGTGATTTTTGGAATCTTTCTGCACTTCCTTTCTCCTTCCACAGTACACAAATCTTGTCCCATTTGAATGAGGGGAAACCTCATGTGCCTTTCTAATTAATAGACTATACGGAATGCAAAATTGGGATTTTGGTCcttaattttgattgaaaaaagAATGAATCGCTCCATTATTTTACTTTGTGGAAAGACTGTAACAACTTGACAAATACAAAAGCAATCAAATCAAGgaagatgaaaatattattgaaaattgtACGGCTAAGACATCCCAGTCCCAGTCCTATCCTTTTTACCCCCAGGGTCAAAAGTGTATACCtaacaacaaaaaccaagcACTTATTCTTGAAGCTAAATTGTCGGCAGTTTTCCAGGTGCTGACCTAGGCTTGTCTACAAGGGATCCATCCATGTGAGATAGGATTGACGGTGGACCATTTCTGTATGgcatttttaatttctttgcccAAGCCCGATATAGGTGGGTCCAATAACCCGctctattattaaaaataatataattaatatttttttaattaaaatttttgtcccGACATCTATTTGTCACCGATTTCCAACTGTGTTACCCTCGTCCAAACTCTaatattgtatataaaaaataattttgcctttgaaaatttgaaaacatagaCATGCAGGTTTTGTGATGTCTAACTTGTTTTAAtgtcatctttctttctttttccaaaaaaaaaaaacaagtttcaATTTTCTGCAACATATATGGTACAACCTAAAAGAATTATATGTGTGCATATTACAAGGCTAAATTCATTCCCCTTGCTCTTGTTTTATTAGTACCAAGGGAAGTTGAGCATATATCAGTATTAACCTTATATGCACCAATGTTATGTAATATCTTGGTGTCGCGATCGGAGGCAGTGACTTCATGAATAGCTCTTGCTACATAATCAACATTCTTTGTTGTCACACCAGCCATGCTGCCATGTTACCGCATGATGAAGTTCAGATTAGTTCATAATTGTAAGGCATTACAGAGTAACAAGCCTTAACCTTCAAGAATAAAACCGAtgttttatatgataaatatacCTTATGCGTCCATCATGTGTCATGTATATACGAAATTCCTTTGCAAGCTGATCGACCTCTGCAGGAGTTAATCCAGAGAAGCAAAACATTCTAACCTGCAATTTTGCATATCCTGATGAGTTAATATGCAAAATACAGGAGCATTTCGAGGAGCATCCAGAAAATTTCTGGTTACATTACTGACCTGGTTAGTTATGTGTTGCCAATTGAGGGGAGACCGTAATCTCTCAAGAGCTTCCCGTAGAGTAGCTCTCATTATTTGAATACGAGTTGCCATAACCTTATAACAAGTAGATATGATTACACATGCATCAGGCCAATCGTCCCTGTAATAACGTAAAGTGAAGTAAAGAGGAGCAACCGGAAAAGGGAACTTACCTTAACCTCTTTGAGCCAAAGGGCCTTAATGTTTGGATTGCTCAAGATTTTTGAGACTAGTGATATACTGTGAATTGGTGGACTGCCATACATAGTGTTAGAAATCTGCTTTAGTTGGCTCTTGATCACCACTGCTTGGATTTTGTCATTGTAGAGAATACTGAAACAATCAATGCGGGTAAGATTACTGAAGAATCATATGGACCAAACCAGAATACAGAGTGATCGCTGAAAACTTGAGCCTCCTAGCGAACAATAAATTACCATTGATATTATTAGATTTAATGCTCTCTTACATGAGCAAGGTTAATAGTAGCGATGTGGATAAATGCATATACATTACATTTGCATGATTATATGCACGGTACAAGTTCAGAGAagtaaatgtgtatatatatatccatcggaatgtaaacaaaaatgaagaaCATTGGCTGACCTGAGACAACCCACTCGATGTCCATACAAACCCAAGTTTTTCGCAAAAGATTGCGCACAACCGATTGAATGGCCATCTTCAAGAAAAATTCTAATAGCTTGGGCATCCCTCTCTACATCCCCGCTTGCAAAACCTTGATAAGCGACGTCAAAGAAGGGAAAATGATTCTTTACCTAAAACATGGTCAAGGCAAGAATTTTGAAGCAACAATAGATATAAGAGAAATTATGTTTCAAACATGATATAATTATTGCCGTTACCTTGAACAGAGATGAGATTTCTCGCCACTGCTCATCCGTAGGGTCAACCCCAGTTGGGTTATGGGCACAAGGATGAAGTAAGAAGAAAGAACCATCTGGTGCATTCTATAGgaaccataaaataaaataaaataaaacaaaagcagTCAATAGCTGACACATTTAACAGTATTTTCACAAGTACGCAATATTGTAGTGTTCCGTAGGGTACAAGTTTCCGGCGGcaaaaatgcaaatgcaatatCAAATATTGTACCTTGACATCATCAATGAGTGCCACAAAGTTTAAACCCTTAGAATCAGGATGGTAGTAGTGAAAGGTTCGGCCCGGAACATGAGCATCTCCCCAAATATTGCGGTGACTGGGGAGCGAGAATAAAATGTGACTCCACCTTAGGTTTTGTATAACTGGAAACAATAGAATGGAATGAAAAATGGTACAAGACAACTTATTTAAACCATGTTGGATCAGGAAAATATATTGTTGAATCAGGGTAAAATCGTTTCTGAAACTCGGCAAAGATACAACACGCACTAGTTCCAGATAGAGCCGGGATTCCGATAAACCTTCTTTCTTTTATGACATCCGAATCTTCCCTATATATCAATTTTGCACTCTCCTCAACCAATTTCGAGCTAATAGCTGTAGATGTCGACTCCCTGCCAATGCATCTCAGAAGATCAGAGAAGAAGACATTATGACTTTAGatataaaaatgatgaaatcaaaTTGTGAGAATAAGATTTTGCTGCCAAGTTTGGGATGAAGagcaaattaataattaaaaaggacaAACAATTTCAGAACTTAACATGATTTGGCAGAGTCATAAATGAGAATGACAAGAATAGGAAAGATATGCctaaatatatacaataatgTACAATatattcctaaaaataatatcccataataatatcctaacataatgaaaaagaaactcACAGGAAATTGGTAGCCCCAATCTTGCCTTCCGCTTCTCTAACGCGTTGAAGCACAACCGGTTTCCCTTTATCATCCCTGTAAGCTCCCTGAAAAATCTCGGACCCAAGATTATTCTTGCTATCCCCTAAAAATTGAACAAGCAATTgtgatgagaaaaaaaaaggtaccACTCCAAGATTAATCTTGTAAGGACAAGGATCAGCAAGAAAGGCGTCGGTGACAGCATTGATGGGGTCTTTAAGAGCCGGAGTGACATGATCCCACCATGACCGTCGTCGAGTGGGGCTGGTGGAAGTTAAGATTCCTCGTCTTAGAAATCGGGAAATAATCATCGTCAAGATATGGAAAAAAACTGCCGCTGATTTGGTTCTGCTGTGTTCAGGTAACACAGGATTAGGTGTATAAATAAGTATATGAAGAGGAAGGAAGGTTggaagaaaggaaaaacaatgGTGTGGTTCGTCTTCCATGGTCTTGTGTATTTGTTCAAAAAGAAGGGAGCTTTCATCTTTGGTTTTTCAGTGGGCTTTTTCAGTTTTGTTCGTTggttttgtttctttcattCTCTCGCTGTGTGGCCAACAGAATTGCAGATGTGGGTGAGGGTCGGATTCTTCCTTTTGACTGccgcttttatttaattattattattttattctttgtgTATGTAACTTCACAActtatcaaattagtccctatactattatacggataatttaatttttgtattattaaaaaaattaaataatgttaaatttgaatagatTTAACAAGtatggtttaaaaaaattaatattttaaagtttttatagttttgtaaacaaaatttttatttgaaattgaactacaactgaaaaaaaaaatttcaagatattttttatactttaaatattaaatctattacaATTTAGActtgtttgattttttaatattatataattaaaatggtccatttaataataatttaatataattcctAATACAAGGATGTCTCAAGcactttaaccttttaattttagtttgacAAAACAATGtggaagagaaaaagaaaagccaGACGTGTTGGACAATGATGTTTTGGGTAAGACTTATGGTGTAAAAAGTATACCTTCTCATGTGCTATGCCACCTACTACTCTAACCTGAAGACTCACTCGAAAAGTGAGaagatttagataaaaatataagctttaAAATAtgagcttggacaaaaaaataatgacCGTTTTAAAAATGGGCCAAGCCTCGAGTAAGACATTTTTTGTCTGGCCCGATTTcactaaataacaaaaaatatctactattttttattattttaatgatatttcttattgttttctcccaattttgctaccatttcactattatgttattactattttgttgttgttgttgtttggatattgtatgacacttgttttattgttaatttctttattattttagagacattttcttattaagttgcatctatcttaatatttttaagtatacatattttttaaaatttattttcaatttgttcggaaatatttattttaatatttttagtattttcatgtattatatatatttaaaaattatgtaaaaaaataatataatataaaaaatttaatatgggtgGGCTGGGCCAGATCGGGCTGGGCCcgggttttaatatttttatctgggcttgggcaaattttaggcccattttttaggTTGGGCCTAAATGTTTACTTgggcccgacccatgatcacctccAGTAAAACGCcttcaaacttttttaaaaaagcaattaaaccattaatttttttactcaattgggtacttgaactttcaaaatgcataaaaaagaccctcaatcttttttttttaaaacaattaagcccatgttatttttttacactcaattgggtacttgaacttttaaaatgcattaaaaaatcactcaaattttttcaaaaaaagtaattaagctcCTGAtttttttacactaaattaGGTACTTTAACtgtaaaatgcatcaaaaagactaTTTGACCGTTAACTTTAATAGTTAACCGTTAAAGTTAACTACCTctaattttttcagttaaagccaCCGCGTGTCACAACTACGGTGTGACatgtgacaaaaaaatataattaataaaagttataaaaaataaaaaatataaaaatcgtagaaaaatataaaatattgtaaaattttataaaaatcataaaaacttataaaaatgcataaaaaaccCCCTTTAACCATTAACTTCAAACGTTTACCATTAAAGCTAACTacccctaatttttttccaGTTAAAGCCATCATGTATTGCAACACAGTGTGACATAtggcgaaaaatgataaaaaataaaaatcaataaaattttaaaaaaattataaaatgcttcttttagtaagataatttttataatttttttaaaaaaatcttatatttatttacatattataatattctaacgactttataaaattctataattttttctatattttatattttttacaattattattattattctaatttttaatgttttttgtattcaaatttaatcatttgtataaattttgttgatttttatttttaatcatttttttggCCACATGTCACACTGTGGTTGTGACATGTTGtggctttaactgaaaaaattagGGGTGGTTCAAGTATCcaattaaatgcaaaaaaagtaggggcttaattacttttttgaaaaagtttcagggccttttttatgcattttgaaagttcaagtaccaattgagtgcaaaaaaaaaaagtaggggcttaattgctttttttttttttttaagtttgagggtttttttgATGGATTGTGAAAGTTGAAGTACTCAAGTGAGTGAAAAGAAagggggcttaattgctttttttttttaaattaaagatcTTTTACACCCTTAAACCTTTGGgtaattatatgattatttatggGTAAGATCCGGTATAGTAGTTTACTTTTTTAACTTTAGtgtttcactttttttttatatatttttcgtaaaaattatttttattatacccTATAAACACTTGTCATCAACCCACTCTTGCTtatggaaattaaaaattttactggtgatgtaataaatattttctcattatttatatcaattaaatcaaattaatctttttttttaaaatatcaaacttttttattaaaccaaacaaCAAATGACTATGTTAGGCATATATTGTTTTAGATCAAATTATGGTtattgtaacagcctgattttaggcctagtcggaacagtggtttcgggaccacaaatccaatgagaaaaattttaattcttattatatttttatggtctacaatttcacggaaaaatttcgtgaaaatttcgttcgaaatttcgacgtttgagcactcaatttagtcaaaaggactaaattgtaaaaagtgcaaaagttgagttctagaagctagaggtgtcaaattgctatgaaattttaaattagaggtccttaaatggaaattagaccattggttattatggacaaaaatagacatggttagtaagtaagctatttaagtgcattttggtaaaatgccttaattaatgaataaagacaaaacaacatgaaataagttat
This genomic window from Gossypium raimondii isolate GPD5lz chromosome 10, ASM2569854v1, whole genome shotgun sequence contains:
- the LOC105774929 gene encoding uncharacterized protein LOC105774929; this encodes MFTTSPDHLPHNKSLEIKQDDKFFSRLLSKENSVANPSFRVSVANPSFRVYYGGLPGAVPFMWESQPGTPKYTFSDTSIPPLTPPPSYYSNSNSKPIKNKHSRSGLFQALFPKMISLKKTSSLVPTSPPPPPSSSPMFLAIRPKKYQKRSRFFTPDDEADTAAIGSPTSTLCSDIGRGKYR
- the LOC105778573 gene encoding aspartate aminotransferase, mitochondrial isoform X2 — its product is MEDEPHHCFSFLPTFLPLHILIYTPNPVLPEHSRTKSAAVFFHILTMIISRFLRRGILTSTSPTRRRSWWDHVTPALKDPINAVTDAFLADPCPYKINLGVGAYRDDKGKPVVLQRVREAEGKIGATNFLESTSTAISSKLVEESAKLIYREDSDVIKERRFIGIPALSGTSACCIFAEFQKRFYPDSTIYFPDPTWSSHRNIWGDAHVPGRTFHYYHPDSKGLNFVALIDDVKNAPDGSFFLLHPCAHNPTGVDPTDEQWREISSLFKVKNHFPFFDVAYQGFASGDVERDAQAIRIFLEDGHSIGCAQSFAKNLGLYGHRVGCLSILYNDKIQAVVIKSQLKQISNTMYGSPPIHSISLVSKILSNPNIKALWLKEVKVMATRIQIMRATLREALERLRSPLNWQHITNQVRMFCFSGLTPAEVDQLAKEFRIYMTHDGRISMAGVTTKNVDYVARAIHEVTASDRDTKILHNIGAYKVNTDICSTSLGTNKTRARGMNLAL
- the LOC105778573 gene encoding aspartate aminotransferase, mitochondrial isoform X1; protein product: MEDEPHHCFSFLPTFLPLHILIYTPNPVLPEHSRTKSAAVFFHILTMIISRFLRRGILTSTSPTRRRSWWDHVTPALKDPINAVTDAFLADPCPYKINLGVGAYRDDKGKPVVLQRVREAEGKIGATNFLESTSTAISSKLVEESAKLIYREDSDVIKERRFIGIPALSGTIIQNLRWSHILFSLPSHRNIWGDAHVPGRTFHYYHPDSKGLNFVALIDDVKNAPDGSFFLLHPCAHNPTGVDPTDEQWREISSLFKVKNHFPFFDVAYQGFASGDVERDAQAIRIFLEDGHSIGCAQSFAKNLGLYGHRVGCLSILYNDKIQAVVIKSQLKQISNTMYGSPPIHSISLVSKILSNPNIKALWLKEVKVMATRIQIMRATLREALERLRSPLNWQHITNQVRMFCFSGLTPAEVDQLAKEFRIYMTHDGRISMAGVTTKNVDYVARAIHEVTASDRDTKILHNIGAYKVNTDICSTSLGTNKTRARGMNLAL